The following proteins come from a genomic window of Streptomyces sp. NBC_01716:
- the serS gene encoding serine--tRNA ligase has translation MIDLRLLRDDPDRVRASQRARGEDVGVVDALLSADERRRASGVRFDELRSEQKSLGKLVSKAAGEEKTELLARTRELAAAVKSADAVQHEADEEARRLLLQLGNIVHPDVPVGGEEDFVVLETIGTPRDFAAEGFEPKDHLELGEALGAIDMERGAKVSGSRFYYLTGVGALLELALVNAAIAQATEAGFIPMMTPALVRPRAMEGTGFLGQAAENVYHLEKDDFYLVGTSEVPLAAYHMDEIIDADKLPLRYAGFSPCFRREAGTYGKDTRGIFRVHQFDKVEMFSYVDPADAESEHARLLEWEKQWLSGLGLPFQVIDVATGDLGASASRKFDCEAWIPTQGKYRELTSASNCDGFQARRLSVRMRAAQDGKQQVKPLATLNGTLCAVTRTIVALLENHQQADGSVWVPEVLRPYLGGRETLEPIAK, from the coding sequence GTGATTGACCTTCGCCTGCTCCGAGACGACCCCGACCGTGTCCGCGCGTCGCAGCGCGCCCGTGGAGAGGACGTGGGCGTCGTCGACGCCCTGCTCTCCGCCGACGAGCGGCGCAGGGCCTCCGGCGTCCGCTTCGACGAGCTGCGTTCCGAGCAGAAGAGCCTCGGCAAACTCGTGTCCAAGGCCGCCGGCGAGGAGAAGACCGAGCTGCTGGCGCGTACGCGTGAGCTGGCCGCAGCCGTGAAGTCGGCCGACGCCGTGCAGCACGAGGCCGACGAGGAGGCCAGGCGGCTGCTCCTCCAGCTGGGCAACATCGTGCACCCGGACGTGCCCGTGGGCGGCGAGGAGGACTTCGTCGTCCTGGAGACGATCGGCACCCCGCGCGACTTCGCCGCCGAGGGCTTCGAGCCCAAGGACCACCTGGAGCTCGGCGAGGCGCTCGGCGCCATCGACATGGAGCGCGGCGCGAAGGTCTCCGGCTCGCGCTTCTACTACCTGACGGGCGTCGGAGCCCTGCTCGAACTCGCCCTGGTGAACGCGGCGATCGCGCAGGCAACCGAGGCCGGCTTCATCCCGATGATGACCCCCGCGCTGGTCCGCCCGCGCGCGATGGAGGGCACGGGCTTCCTCGGCCAGGCGGCGGAGAACGTGTACCACCTGGAGAAGGACGACTTCTACCTGGTCGGTACGTCGGAGGTGCCCCTCGCCGCGTACCACATGGACGAGATCATCGACGCCGACAAGCTGCCCCTGCGGTACGCGGGCTTCTCGCCGTGCTTCCGCCGCGAGGCGGGGACGTACGGCAAGGACACCCGGGGGATCTTCCGGGTGCACCAGTTCGACAAGGTCGAGATGTTCTCGTACGTCGACCCGGCGGACGCCGAGTCCGAGCACGCGCGGCTGCTGGAGTGGGAGAAGCAGTGGCTCAGCGGCCTCGGGCTGCCCTTCCAGGTGATCGACGTGGCGACGGGTGACCTGGGTGCCTCGGCCTCGCGCAAGTTCGACTGCGAGGCGTGGATCCCGACGCAGGGCAAGTACCGCGAGCTGACGTCGGCGTCCAACTGCGACGGTTTCCAGGCCCGTCGGCTCTCCGTACGGATGCGGGCCGCGCAGGACGGCAAGCAGCAGGTGAAGCCGCTCGCGACGCTGAACGGCACGC